The window TGGTGTCGGTCACTTCTTTTGATGAGGACCTGCGGAGGGTCATGGAACCCAGGACCACCACTGCCTCGCAGCGGATCAGGATCATAAGGGATTTATCGGATGCGGGTGTCCGGACGGGTGTGATGCTGGGACCCATGATCCCCGGATTGAATGACCATGAGTTGCCTTCTATTCTTGAAGCAGCAGCCGATGCCGGTGCGAAATTTTCTGCCTATACCTTCATCCGCTTGAATGGGGCGGTAAAGCTTTTGTTCCATGATTGGTTGTATAAACATTTTCCTGATAAAGGGGATAAGGTCTGGCACTTGATCGAGGATGGCCATGGTGGACAGGTGAATGACAGTCGTTTTGGGGTAAGGATGCGGGGTGAGGGACCCATGGCGGAGATGATCCGGCAGCAGTTCAAGAAATTCAGTGCGATCTATGGACTGAATGAAGAAAGATGGGAGTTGGATACCACGCAATTCAGGCATCCGGGACAACAGTTGAAGTTGTTTTAGGGGTAAAGAATTGTAGTTGTTGGGTTATTGCATCGGGGTCCCCTACGGGAGACCCCGCTGAGGTATAATGTTTTACCCCAGCAGGGTCTCCCGTAGGGGACCCTGATGAATAGTGGGATGTAGGTTCATCGGGGTCCTCTTCGAGAGACCCCGCTGAGGTATAAAATACTAGGACCCCGCTGAGGTATAAAGTATAGGGGTCCTCTTCGACCGCGCCCGCTGAGGTATTACGGAATGGGAATTTCAACAACCGCATTTCCTTATCTTTAGCAAAACCCGATTGCGATGTCATTATTTTCCATTGACCCTAATATAGCCAGGGCCAAAACCCTTGCAACCGACTTCTATACCGACCCGAAATATTATGAACTGGCTAAGGAAAAGATCTTCGCCCCTTCCTGGCAATTCATTGGCGATACCGATAAGGTGAAGCAACCAGGTGACTGCTATCCTTTTACCTTACTGGAGGGTTACCTGGATGAACCCTTGTTGCTTACCCGTGATAAATCAGATACCATCCACTGCCTGTCGAATGTATGTACCCATCGGGGCAACCTGATGGTATATGAACCCTGTACCTCCAATCACCTCCGTTGTAAATACCATGGACGCATGTTCCAGCTGGACGGAAAATTCATGTCCATGCCCGAGTTCAAGGAAGTAGAGAACTTCCCCACCGAAGCAGATAACCTCAAAAGATTGCCGCTCTTCCAATGGGGGAAGCTCTTGTTCACTACCCTGGGATCTTCTGTGCCGGCTGAAGCATATTTCCATGAAATGATCAACCGGGTAGGTTGGTTGCCGATGGATAAGCTGGAGTTTCGCCCCGACCTCTCTAAAGACTATATTGTAAAAGCCAATTGGGCCCTCTATTGCGAGAACTACCTGGAAGGTTTCCATATTCCCTTCGTGCATGCCGGCCTCAATGCCGTGCTTGATTTTGGGGAATACACCACGGAAGTTTTCAGATTCTGTAACCTGCAGTTGGGTATCGGCAAGAAAGGGGATTCCTGTTTCGACCTTCCCAAAGATTCACCCGATTATGGCAAACATGTGGCTGCTTATTATTTCTGGGCCTTCCCCAACATGATGTTCAATTTCTACCCATGGGGATTGTCCTTGAACCTGGTGCAACCGATTGGTGTCAGTGAATGCAAAGTGTCCTTCCTGGCCTATGTGTATGATGAAAGCAAACTGGATGAAGGGGCCGGAAGCGGATTGGATACTGTTGAGATGGAAGATGAAGAGGTAGTGCAGTATGTGCAAAAAGGCGTTCGTTCCAGGTTCTATACCCATGGGCGTTATTCCGTGAAACACGAAAAAGGAACCCACCATTTCCATTCACTGATCGCTGAAATGATGTAGGTCAAATAAACTATGGATAGAGGGGTAGTAATGGGAATGATGAGCTTTATTGTTGAAAGCAATGCCTGTCTGATGCTCTAGGGTCGGTCACGTTTTTAGTAGTCCTGTCAGGCAACATCTCCCGTTTCATAAAATTTATCCATCATCTTGTGCTGTTCATTACATCTGAAAACAAATAGCCGTCATTCATTAACCCAGACCCATGCCGCAACTTTCCAGGAGCATCAATATCCGTACTACCATCGCGATCGTGGTCGGTGGCATCATTGGGTCCGGCGTGTTCATGAAGCCTTCCCTGATGTTGAGTCAGTTGGGCAGTCCATGGGCCCTGGTGTCGGTCTGGGTGTTGGCGGGTTTCATCACCCTATTCGGTGCGCTGTCCAATGCCGAGATCGCGGCCATGTACCCTGAGACAGGTGGACCGGTCGTGTTTTTCCAGAAGATCTATGGTGATGCCTTCTCCTTCCTCTATGGCTGGGCAGCATTTGCAGTTTTCAATACAGCAGGCAATGCATCGATCGCCTATGTTTTCGCCGAGTACAGCAATTATTTTTTCCACCTGCCCCGGTTCTCCCCTGCCACTGAACGGTTGATCGAATTGTATATCCCTTTTATCGGTAAGATCTATCCGCTTGCCAATATTGGGGTGAAACTACTGACTATTTTTATCCTGGCTTTACTCACCTGGGTAAACTACCGCAGTGTGCAGATGGGTGGTGCCCTGCAGCGTATCCTCACGGCCTTGAAAGCTGTGGCCATCGCGCTGCTGATCGGTGGGGTGTTGACCAGCGGGAAAGGTGATTGGGGCCATTTCGGGGAAACGGTCGCCACCAATAATTCCATGGGTTGGCTGGGTGCCTATATCGCCGCGCTCTCCGGCGCCTTCTGGGGTTATGATGGCTGGAACAATATCAATTTCATTGCTGGGGAAGTGAAGGATCCGCAGCGTACCATCCCGCGTAGCCTGCTGCTGGGATTGATGGCTTGTATCATTATTTATGCGCTGGTGAACGTAGCTTATGTATATGCTATGCCTGTTGCCCAGATGGCGGGTTCAACTTTTGTGGCGGCTGATGCGGCTACCATGGTCTGGGGTGGTATTGGCGGGAGCCTTATCACACTGCTGGTGATGTTGTCCACCTTTGGTTCGGCCAATGCCTGTGTGTTTTCCACCGCCCGTGTCACCTATGCCATGGGAA is drawn from Flavihumibacter rivuli and contains these coding sequences:
- a CDS encoding aromatic ring-hydroxylating oxygenase subunit alpha, translated to MSLFSIDPNIARAKTLATDFYTDPKYYELAKEKIFAPSWQFIGDTDKVKQPGDCYPFTLLEGYLDEPLLLTRDKSDTIHCLSNVCTHRGNLMVYEPCTSNHLRCKYHGRMFQLDGKFMSMPEFKEVENFPTEADNLKRLPLFQWGKLLFTTLGSSVPAEAYFHEMINRVGWLPMDKLEFRPDLSKDYIVKANWALYCENYLEGFHIPFVHAGLNAVLDFGEYTTEVFRFCNLQLGIGKKGDSCFDLPKDSPDYGKHVAAYYFWAFPNMMFNFYPWGLSLNLVQPIGVSECKVSFLAYVYDESKLDEGAGSGLDTVEMEDEEVVQYVQKGVRSRFYTHGRYSVKHEKGTHHFHSLIAEMM
- a CDS encoding APC family permease, which codes for MPQLSRSINIRTTIAIVVGGIIGSGVFMKPSLMLSQLGSPWALVSVWVLAGFITLFGALSNAEIAAMYPETGGPVVFFQKIYGDAFSFLYGWAAFAVFNTAGNASIAYVFAEYSNYFFHLPRFSPATERLIELYIPFIGKIYPLANIGVKLLTIFILALLTWVNYRSVQMGGALQRILTALKAVAIALLIGGVLTSGKGDWGHFGETVATNNSMGWLGAYIAALSGAFWGYDGWNNINFIAGEVKDPQRTIPRSLLLGLMACIIIYALVNVAYVYAMPVAQMAGSTFVAADAATMVWGGIGGSLITLLVMLSTFGSANACVFSTARVTYAMGKDNAWFAWMGKAHPRYNTPGNALVINGIWSALMVFTASFDMLTDMLVFVSWFFYGMSALGVFILRFRFPNKERIYKVPGYPWVPLVFVIFTFFFLCLTLYQDIINYQSGKSPLVNSLFGLLITCIGIPIFYASRKSGEGKGPQRLEDTKVH